The genomic segment TAGCTCAATAATGAGTTCTAAAAGTAGGGCTTCAAATAAAGGGGGGAAAGGAACCAATGCTCTTGATTCACTTAGCGGGACTAAAAGAGATTGCGGAATTACTTCATAATGAAATGTCAATGCTGCTACATATAAAGGGGATAAAAAAACAGATAGGACGACTGCACTAAATCTTAATAACCGGGCAAATGTAGCAATTTGCCATCTAAGATTTTGATCCTCCTGACTTTGGAAGAACTCAAGAAATGAGTGTGGGCAAACGATTGCAAGGGAACTTCCATCCACGATGACCCCTAATTTGCCATTCAAAAGTTCAGCACAAAGCTTATCCGGTCTTTCTGTTAGTAACATTTGCGGAAAAATCGATAAAGAGTTGTCGTCTATCATTTGCTCAAGAATCGAGCTATCTAATACCGAATCCACTTTAAGGTCGGCAATCCTTTGTCTTAGCGTATTCACCATTTCATCGGAAGCAACGCCTTTAATGTATAACATCGCAATCGTTGTCTTCGATTGCTTTCCAACTTCTAATCCTTCATTGCATAGATTTGGGTTTTTTATATACCTCCGAATCAAGGAAATATTTGTCGACAGACTTTCAGTAAACCCAACTTGGGCACCGATTACCTGGGATTCGTTTTCCGGTGCTGATAAAGCCCGTGATTCATTGGTGGGGATATTAGCCAATACAATTTGCGAGTAGCCTTCAACATGAATAAGTACCGTTCCATCCATCATTGCAATTACTGCTTCTCCTATTTCATTAGCCATTTTCACCTGCGCTATTGTCAGGGTGGATATTATATTTTCTGGTGATTCATTTGTATGCTTCAACAGGTCCTTAAGGATATGATAATTTAACGTCGGGACATCTACTAGGTTCTCTATATATATGAGCGTAAGATTCGGTAATATCGATTTAGTGATTAAATCAGATGAATTGTGAGTAGCATCTTTTATGGACTGAATAAAAATATCACCAGAAGTTGAAATCTGTATTTGTATTTCTTCTGTGTTTTCTTCAGTCACAACTGTTTCCTGTTTTTCTTTTGAAGATCGTTTGGACTTTTTGTTAAACAGTAGACTCACCTCATTTGTATCTTTGTCCCTAGAATAGCCTTTTGAGGGAGAATCTATACCCTTCTTTCGGCTTCAGTTAACGGGGAGAGATGGGGTTAATGGGGCGTACGCACTCTGTCTCCCCATTTTTTAAGGCGTTGTTTTTTCAAAATATCCTGGAATTGGTCATTCCAATCAACTACAGTTATTAGCAAATTTGGAAATACTTCAGTCAAAGTAGCGTACGAATTCCCGTTCCACTTCCGTATCTGAAATTTTCAGTTCATTTTCTCTAACTATATTCACCACTGAAAATGCTTTTATGTTGAACACTCACTACGAAGTGTTAGTCTAGCAAAAACTACCTAAAACCAACCTCTATACCAATCCCTTCTAGACACTTCGATTTTTCAACATAAAGGGTTCAGCTCTTCCCTCTGCGGGTATCACAAGTTGTGAAGCTTGTTTTACAGAAGGGGATATATAAATATGTTTGGACTCAAAGATTTACTGTCATTGATTACTTCAGCATTTATCATCTTGCCTCTTGTCATTTTTTTGAGGGAGTCTGGTTACTTTATTGTCAGTGGCATTTTCGGTGTTAAGAACCCAAGGTTGACCATTGGATCAGGTCCTCGGATTTTCAAAATCGGATTCTTTGATGTGCGAAAATATTATCATGTGTATAGTTGGTTTTCCTATGACTCGTTGAAAAGAAAAAATAATTTTGCATATATATGTGTTTACTTGGGACCGATTCTTTCCAACCTTGTATTTGCTGTTACTATAAATGCACTTCTAGCCAATGGGATGCTTCACGAGTATAGAACATTTTGGGAGCGATTTATTTTCTATGCGTTCTATTATGTACTTTTTGACGCCATTCCCATGATAACTGTAAACGGTAAGCCGAATAACGGAATGATCATTTATGAAATGCTACGGCATGGTAAACGAACCGACTACAATAACGAGCCTTTTATCCCAGCGACTAGTGACGTAGAAGAGCAATATCAGAAAGAAATGGAAGGTATTCAAGAACTGGAAGAGGATAAAAAAAAGGCTAAACAAAGTATTATAAAGGAAATCCAAGACTTAAAGAAGAAATGAATGAATACACTCCTATCCCATCACGTGTATGAAATGTTTAACAAAAGAGGAAGTGGATCAAAACTTATTGGTGAACTTCCTCTTTCTTGGTTGCAACGTCCTACATTTTCCACAAAGTTTATACCTTCATATTGGCCCCCCTTTGCTGATGAAGATCATTGTACAACTTTAAAACTCTATTCTAGTAAGTAATAGAATAGAGTTTTAACCGCATCATATTAAATTGACATG from the Sporosarcina psychrophila genome contains:
- a CDS encoding spore germination protein — encoded protein: MTEENTEEIQIQISTSGDIFIQSIKDATHNSSDLITKSILPNLTLIYIENLVDVPTLNYHILKDLLKHTNESPENIISTLTIAQVKMANEIGEAVIAMMDGTVLIHVEGYSQIVLANIPTNESRALSAPENESQVIGAQVGFTESLSTNISLIRRYIKNPNLCNEGLEVGKQSKTTIAMLYIKGVASDEMVNTLRQRIADLKVDSVLDSSILEQMIDDNSLSIFPQMLLTERPDKLCAELLNGKLGVIVDGSSLAIVCPHSFLEFFQSQEDQNLRWQIATFARLLRFSAVVLSVFLSPLYVAALTFHYEVIPQSLLVPLSESRALVPFPPLFEALLLELIIELLREAGVRLPSKVGQTIGIVGGIVIGTAAVQAGITSNILIIIVALGALASFTTPSYMMGNVIRIIRFPLIVLAGLWGFYGIMLGLCFILIHLLRQTSLGSPYTAPFYPPRLLDWRDSLVRLPLPFTFKRPSNTRPEDEDKYEPQPINPEKNEQKVK